The Nitrospinota bacterium region TCAAAGCGCCAAAAGGAATCGAAGGCGGGCAGGAGTTTAAAACTGCTGAAGATTTTTCCCAGTTTATGATCAAAAAAATGCTGATCTCCACCGTGCCCTGGGATGACGCCGGACATTATGTGCGTTTTTCAGCAACGTTTGCGGCCAAGGAATTGGCAGACGAAACCCGCATCATGAATGAAATTAAAACCCGATTGTCATCGGTAAAATTTATTTTCTAATTTTGGCCAAAGGGTAGGTAATGCGGATGATCTTTTAGCAGGTTGCTGAAAAAGAGAAAAATCCGTCAGCGGGTTAAGTTTTACAGGTTTTTGCTTTTAAGTGGCACAGCCTTTCCAGGCTGTGCGCACAGGCTGGAAAGCCTGTGCTACTGGTTTTCTTAAATTAACAGTAAACTTGAAATTAACATTTTAAGGTCCCAAAAGTAGTTTTTCAGCAACCTGTTAGTATCGGTTCCCTTTCATGAAAAACATCGCGTATATAGGGATGGGGTCCAATCTGGGTTCGCGTTTGGAAAATTGCCTGCAAGCCACGACCCGGCTTGCAGAGCATCCAGCCATTCATGTCATTGCCCGTTCTTCATTTTACGAAACAGAGCCCGTCGGAAAGACAGACCAAGGGTGGTTTTTCAATGCTGTGGTCCAGATAAGCACAGAACTGAAACCTGAGGCTCTGCTACAATCGTTATTGGCCATTGAAGCGGCGATGGGCAGAATCCGCAATGAAAAATGGGGACCGCGAATCATTGATCTGGATCTTTTGCTGTATGAAGACCGGATTTTAAAGACCCCTCGGTTGAAAGTCCCCCACCCCGAAATGACGCAAAGGCGTTTTGTGCTGTCGCCTTTATGTGAACTGGCTCCTGATACGATTCATCCCATCTCAAAAAAAACAATTCAACAACTTTTATCCGAGTTGCCGGAGGAAAACAAAGTTTTTAAAATTCACTCCGCAACCTGACTGTCCAGCTTAACCACTTCGGTTTTATCCATCGCCTCCTGCATCAGGTCCTTCCAGGGGAAAGAAGATTCATCTCTCTCCAGTTTTTTTTTCTTGCTTCGGGTAGCGGGCCGCGAAGGCATGAAAACCGAGCAACAATCCGGATGCTGCTCGATGCTTATCGGATAAGTTGCAATTTTTTTCGCCTCAGCAATGATGTACTGCTTGTCCAAGCCAATCAGCGGCCTGAAAACACTGGTGGTCACGACAGAGGAAACGGCGGCCAGGTTTTCCAACGTCTGGGAAGCCACCTGCCCCAATGACTCTCCGGTCACAAGTCCAAGACATTTAATTTTTTCAGCCATTGCCTCACCGATGCGGTACATCATCCTGCGATACAGGACCACCCGGTTCTCCGGAGAACAATGACCGCGAATGGCCACCTGAATATCCTGAAAGGGAACCACATAAATTCTCCCCCGTGACTGATAGCGGTTGAGAATTTTTCCCAGCTTGAGAACTTTGTCGTGCCCTCCCCTGCCCAAAAATGGTTGATTGTCGAAAAATATAAAATGCACTCGGCATCCTCGGCGCATCATATAAAATGAGGCTACCGGACTGTCGATGCCCCCTGAAAGCAAGCTCAACACCTCGCCGGAACAGCCGACGGGCAGTCCCCTGATTCCAGGAATGCGATGGTCGAACAGAACCGTTTCCTTCTGCCCCATTTCAATTTCTATCACCACTTCCGCTTCATTTAGACTGACAGTCAAGCCTTTATCAGAAAGGGCCGCCATGATACGAGACCCCACCTCAAAATTAATTTCTGGAGAGGTTTTAGGAAACAATTTATTGTTCCGTTGCGTCCGCACACAAAATTTAAACCCTTTACCGGCTTCCATACGGGTCTCGAGCCGTTGAATCCCCAAAGCCGCCATCTCTTCAAAATCGGGATTCACCGGATAGCCAATGCTGAAAGAAGCAATGCCAGGAACAAAAGCAAGGCATTTAGAACATTCTTCTGCAAGTTCGGCAGTCGTATCGATCACGATGCGACCGCGGGGAACCCGGAAACGAAGCCCCTCCAGGCCCTGCAAAGCCTTCTTGATATTGTCAAGGAGACAGTTTTCAAAAAATTTTCTATTTCGCCCTTTCAGGCCAATCTCATCGTAGCGGATCAGCAGGGTTCTGGCTTCATTCATTTTTCCGCCGTTCTCTTCATTCTAAAAGTTGGATAAAGGTGTTCATAAGCATCGCCAAACTCACCGAGAAACCGATCGACCTCTTCAATGGTATTCTGGCGACCAAAGGATATTCTCAGGCTACAGCGGGCCTCTGCTTTCGTCCGGCCAATGCCGGTGAGGATTTTTGAAGGCTCTTTGGAGTGGGCACTGCACGCGCTTCCCAACCCCACATAAATATTTTTTTCTTCCAGATGATGCAGTAGCACCTCTCCCTCAACGGGCAGAAAACTGAAATTGACTATTGACGGTGACTGCCGACTCACATCGTCACCAGCCAGGGAATTAAACCGAATGTTTAAATGCGGCACCCGTTCGGACAATGCCTGCAATCCATCAATCAGATGGCATCGTAGTTTTTTAAGGTGCAACTGAGTTTCCTGGACGCGTTCTACAGCGAGTTGGATGGCTTTCGCCAGCCCCAGAATTAAAGGCACTGGTAAGGTTCCCGAGCGCACACCAAACTGTTGCTTGCCCCCATGCATCTGGGGTTTCAAATCTACCCGGGAATCGTAAACCAGCAAACCGATTCCTTTAGGTCCGTTAATTTTGTGACCCGAGATGGAATAACCAGAAAGGCCGGGCCAAATATCCGGTGACAGGACAAGCTTGCCAACGGCTTGAACTCCATCCAGAAAAATCCGGGTTTGAGGTGAGCCGCTTCTCACGGCCGCAATAAGATTAACCGGATCATGAACCGTTCCCAGTTCATTATTGACATGCGACAAACAAAGAAGCCGAGCGCGGTTAGTTTTAAGCAGCGGGATTGCCCTGGGCAAATCCAGCCTTCCCTCTTTTTGCGCTTCCAATAAACAAAGAGGCTCGTTACTAAAATTTTCAAAATACTTCAACGTCTCCACAACGCTGGGATGTTCCAATCCCATATAGGCGGCCTTTTTATCGGGGAAGCAAAGCCCCTTGATAAAGAGGTTATTCGATTCCGTGCCTCCGCTGGTGAATACCAGACGATGCGTTGCAGGCACCCCAAGCGCCTCGGCAATTTCCTCCGACGCACTTTCGATGCGTTTTTTAGCGTCCAGGCCAAGCCGATACACAGCGCCCGAATTGGCAAAATCCAGCCGCATCGATTCTTCGATGGCTTGGATCACCTCTGGGTCCATTGGGGTTGTGGCGGCGTTGTCCAGATAAATCATTTCAGCGCAAATATCCATTCAAATTATGAATCGTAGGGCCGCACCAGATCCTGGGGCATGCCTATTTGATCCATGATCCTGGCAACGATGAAGTCGATCAGATCTTCCATGGATTTTTGGCCCTGGTAAAACCCTGGAGACGCCGGCAAAATCAATGCCCCTGCCTGATCCAAAGCCAGAAGATTTTTCAAATGGATAGTGCTGAAAGGAGTTTCTCTTGGAACCAGTATCAATTTTCTTTTTTCCTTCAGGGTCACATCCGCCACCCGCTCGATCAGGGTTTCTGAAACACCGGAGGCGATTCTGCCAATCGTGCCCATGCTGGCGGGAACAATCACCATCGCATCGCTCGGGAACGAACCACTGGCGATCGAGGTATTGATGCGGGAATTTTTGTTAACGGTGACATTCTCCTTTTCAAAATAAGAAACTTTCAAACCCAGCTCCAGGTTCAATAGCTCCGCTCCCCGCCCGGAAACGATGACATGCAATTCCGCCTTCGGTTGCAGACAATCGAACAAACGTTTGGCGTAGCATGCCCCGCTCGCTCCTGTTATTCCCAGCACAAACCGTTTCATTCTTTACCTTTCAAAAGTAGCAAATCATCCACCTCGGTGCGTAATTTGGCATGCACCTCGTCTGGAGGCGGTGCTGTATCGATGCGGCGGATGATGGGATCAGAAAAAGAATCAAAGATTTCCTGGACCTTTTGCAGATAGTCCAGTTTTTCAAATGAAGATTTCTGCGATCGTGACGCCTCGATCCTTTGCAAACATTGCTCCGGGGAGGCGCTGAACAAAAACACCAGATCGGGCTTGGGGGCAAAGGCTTCATTTTCCCGGCAAATCCGCTCAGGGTCCAACCCTAATGCCCCTTGATAAGCCGCCGTCGAATAGTAATAGCGATCCAGAATAATGACTTTATTTTGATGCAGGGCGGGCTGGATATTTTTTTCCACATCCTCTTTACGATCATTGATAAACCAGGCCAACTCCTCCTCACGGCTTACCTCGCCCCTACCCTCCGTCAGGAGTTTGCGGATCTTCAGCCCCCAAGGGCCCTTGGTGGGTTCGAATAGTTTTAAAACGGACAATCCCCTGGCCACCAAATAGTCTGCCAGCAAACGGCAATGAGTGCTTTTCCCGGTGCCGTCGATGCCCTCAAAAACAATCAAATACCCTCGGCTGAGTTTCAATTTACCCTCATTTATCGATTAAATAGCTTATTTCAAATGAGTTTATTAGATAATCTCAACGGAAACAACCGGTAAAGGAGTGCTCAAAGAAAAAGCCGCCCACCTCATAAAGGTGGACGGCCTGCAAACCAGTTAATCTTTTAAACTAAAACTTCCAATAATCAGTATTTAAACTGACTGACCAGCTTCTGCAAACTCACAGCCATCCGCGAGAGCTCAGTGGCCGCTTCCTGAGTTTGACCCACTCCAGTGGAAGTTTCCTGAGCGGCCCTGGCCACCCCGGAAATATTCTCAGAGATTTCCGCACTCCCTTTGGCAGTCTCATCGACGTTACGGCCAATTTCCGCTGTCGTCGCCGTCTGCTCTTCCACGGCACTGGCGATGGTGTTGGAAATATCGTTGATCTGATTGATGATTTGAGTGATTTCACCAATCGCATCGACGGAACTTTTGGTATCCTGCTGAATGGCCTGGATTTTTCGACTGATATCCTCCGTGGCTTTGGCGGTTTGGTTCGCCAGTTCCTTGACCTCATTGGCCACAACGGCAAACCCTTTTCCCGCCTCGCCGGCACGAGCCGCCTCGATGGTGGCGTTCAGCGCCAGAAGGTTGGTCTGCTCCGCAATGGAGGTGATGACCTTGATCACCTGCCCGACCTCTGCGCTGCTAGCACCCAGTTTAGCGATAGTCGCATTGGTGGTTTCCGCCACGCTAACAGCGGATTTTGCCACTCGGGCCGCTTCGTTGGCGTTCTGGGCAATCTCCTTGATACTGGCGCTCATTTCATCCGCCCCGGTTGCCACCGTTTGCACGTTTCTGGTGATCTGCTCGGATGCCGCGGACACCACATTGGCCTGGGCGGACGTTTCTTCCGCATTTCCAGCCATGGTCTGGCTTACCGAGGTCAATTCTTCTGAAGAACTGCCCAGCGTCTGCGCCATATTCGCAATCTCGGAGATATTGTTTCGCAGGTTCTTGAAGAACCCGGACAACCCTTCTCCCATCCGACCGATAGCATCCTCTCCCTTAACCAAGATCTCCTGGGTCAAGTCACCCTGGGAAGCCTGGCTCACAACCCCAAGAATGCTGTCGACCTTCTCACGCAATTCCTGGGTCTGTTTCTGATCTTGCTCTACCATTTCCTGAGTTTTTTTCTCATTGGCGACCTTTTCCGTTATAACTTCCCACGTCACCATCGGTCCCAGATAATTTTGATCCTTGTCATAAATTCCGGAGATCAACAAATCAAACAATTCCGGTCCTACCTGAATTGTTGCCTGATGCGGCAGATTTTTCGGGTCGGAAAGGATCTTGCGTACATTCGCCGGGTTCTTGTGAAAAATATCGATGGATTTCCCAACCAGATCTTTCACCGGGGCAGAAAGATGCTGGCTCAGCCCGGAAAGGACTTTGGTTCCCGCTGGATTCACATATTGCAGGTTAAGATCCTTATCTGCGTACATCATGTTGCCTGGATTGTTTTCCACCATGCCAGCGACACGGGACATTCGGTTATCTGCTTCTATTTTCTCCGTCACGATTTCCCAGGAAACCATTGGCCCAAGATAATCATGATTCTGATCGTAGACAGCGCTAACGGCAAGATCTACCTTTTCCGGCCCCACATCAATCAATGTCTTGACGGGTAAGTTCTTCGGATCAGATACAATTCTGCGCTGATGATCCGGATTTTTGTGAAAGATATCGATAGATTTTCCGATGATACCTTCAGCATCCACCGGCAGGTACTTCTCAAGCTTTTTCATAATTATTTTGGATTCTGCGTTCAGGTATTGAACCTTCCAATCCTTGTCAGCAAACATGGTCCCTTGCGGCGTATTTTCCATCATCGAAACGATCTTAGCGGTTTCAGTTTCTGATCTTTTCATCGAACGCATGAACATCCAGACTCCAGCAACCATCAAACCCACCAGAATCAAACAGAATGCCGTGATTCCGATAACACTGTTCACCATGGAACTGTTTGCCGCCAGTTGCGCATCGATAGGAGATATGACTTCAAGAACGCCTCGCACGTCATTGAGTTTCCAGTCATTTTTCGGGGTATCGGCACGGGTATTGTGGCAATTGACACAGGCCTCGGCAACCAGTTTATCCGCCACCGCCACACGCACAACCTCCTGACCACCCAGGTTTTCCTGTTTCACAAAGGGTTGGTCGGGATTGGTTTTAAAAAAAGCCAGCGCTTCCTGACCAAAACCGTCCAGTTTCCTGTTTGCACGGTTTGGAAATGGGTATTCGCTATAAAGTTTTAATTTGATTTTGTCATCGCCCTTTTCGCTCAACAACTCGCTCATATCATGGATCAAGGTTGCCGGCAGAGGAATCGCATCCGGCATGGTTTTATGATCGTAGGAGATCTTCAAACCCGTATTATTGCCTTTTACCTTATTGATGACGCTTTTAACGTAATAGGCTCTCAGAGTTTTGAACTGATCAATGATTGACAAGGCATTCAGCTTGCTGCCTTCCTCGGTATTTTGGAGGCTCGCATTCGAAATGTAGATAATAAGGCCCAACAATACTGAAGGCCAGAACACCCACGACCGAAAACATCATTTTTGCCATGTGCTTCTTTAAAAACTCTTCGCTCATTACTCTTCTCCATTTTGATAGAACTTGCCGGAAACCATTTTAAAAGTATATAGAATCACCTAAAGACGATTTTTGTACAAACGATAGCAACAGTTCAAATGACCATACCGAACACTTATATAATATTCGACCAATGTAATTCTGTAAATATAAATTATTGTTTTATAAGGGTATTACACGTTTTTGGGTTAATAAGATTTTAAAGGACTTCCAAATTTCCCAATAAATCTTTCTCCAGTCAATAATATTAACCTGTCAATCTTATCGACCAACCCGCCATATTTCGGTAGTTTTAACCGTTCGGGAATGATTTACCGATCGCCGATATTTTCAACTTAAAAATTGGCATTCCGAATATTTAAAAACCATTTTTTTATAGACCCTTCCTAAATTTTAAGGTAATAATATCAATAATTTAATCAAAAGAATTCCTCGTAGCTCTGCTACGGGGTTTCCTTTCACATTCCCCTCCTTTGCAAGAAGAGCTTTGCATAAGTGGATATTTGCAAGAAGGCTATTGACATCCAGAGGATGCCATTGGTTTTTGGTGGAAAAGAAGTTTCAGGAAAATCCCCCTAACCCCCTTTAAAAAGGGGGGAACCTGTGCTCCCCCTTCCATGAAGGGGGCCGGGGGGATTTATAAACTCTCGGCATTAACAAAGATGACCAGTGCTTATGCAAAGGTCTCCTTTGCAAGGAGGGGAATGTGAAAGGAAACCCCGTAGCAGAGCTACGAGGAATTCTTTTGATTAAAATCCGCGAAATTTTACCCACCTTCGATAAAACTGTAAAAACTCTCCCCTCAAAAGGCTTGATTTTCCGCGACATAAAAAATTACATTGAAGCTTATTGTAAGACACTGGTACCATAAGTATATGTTTTTAAATTGGTTTTAGTTTCAACCCCAGCCAAAAACCCCTTGGACAGCTTAAGGACATAACGAAAGTGGAAAAATCTAAATTCTTCACTGCTATCACTCATTTTTGTAAAAACCTGAGACAAAGTCGAAGCTGTGTTTACATTATCAGTTCCTTGTTGGTTTTGGGGGTTATCGGGTGGTTAGGTTTTCGCGCCGTAGAATTGGAAATTAAACAAGGTATTCAAAATTCACTCGAAAGCACACTGGCAGCCAATCTTCAATCCCTCGAAATCTGGATAGAAGATAAAAAACTGGACACACAGGTTTTAGCCGCCCAACCCGAAATTCGGAAAAACATGCTCTCCCTCATTAAACTTTCCGATTCAAAAAATGTGTCAGCTGAAAGTTTGAAGCAATCCAGGGAGCTAAAATGGCTCCGCGAGCATTTGGGCGCCGCCTGTAAAAAATATGACTACGTCGGATTTGTTCTTTTCAACAATACCGGGCTTCAGGTGGGAGCCTTACTGGAGGAACCCGTCGGGAAGCGACAGTTGGTGGGGCTGTCGGATTTCTTTTACCGATCCATGCAGGGAGACACCGTCCTGTCTCATCCCTTTATCAGCGAGGTCCCTCTTCCTGATGATAACGGAAACTGGCGGTCCAATTCCTCGACGATATTTTCCTCAACTCCCATCCGCAATGATGATGGCGAGATCGCAGGTGTCCTGGGGCTTCGGATTCGACCCGAGAACAATTTTTCCCGGATATTGGAAACAGGCCGAATTGGGGAAACAGGAGAAACCTATCTCTTTAACCGAGACGGACTCCTGATATCTTCCAGCAGATTCGAACATCAGCTGAGACAGGTTGGTCTCATTCCAAACCAACCCGACAGGCATGCCATTCTTAATATAGAGATCCGTGATCCGGGAGTCAACCTGACCGAGGGACTATCTCCCGCCCTGCCCAGCCATCAGCAACCGTTCACCTTGATGGCCGCCAGCGCCATCAAAGGGGAGAGCGGATTCAATGTCGAAGGGTACAACGATTATCGAGGAATTCCGGTGGTTGGCGCCTGGAAATGGGTGCCGAAATATCACTTTGCCATCGCCACGGAAGTGGATGCCGCAGAAGCTTTCAAACCTTTGCGGTCGCTGACTCTGTGGTTTGGATTGTTATTTGGTCTTCTAGTGTCCCGTGCGGTTAATGGGCTTAGTTAATTTCTTGTTTTTTTTTGCCCTTGATACAGATTGCAAAATCGATCTTGCGGTCTTCTTCCAAATAAAAGGTTTCGCTGAATGCGCATTGTGAACTTTGATAAACCTCTTGATTTTATCTCGCAAGTCCTGGGTCGAAGTGAATATCCCTTGAGTGGCTTCTTTGGGGATTCTCTCCACCGTCATCCTCAAAACTTCGAGAACCTTTTTCTCCGACAACTTTTTAGGTTGCCCGGAACGAGGCCGGTCTTCCAAGCCCTCAACCCCCTCCATTCGAAACCGTTTGCGCCAATGGTAAACAGTTGGGACACAACAACATTCCGATTCGGCCACTTCCTGGGCAGAGTAACCCGATCCGCTCAAGAGGATTATGCGGGCGCGAAAAACAAGGTTTTGAGGAAGCCGTTGCCTTCGGAGAAGAGCTCTCAGTAAACTTTTTTCTTTGTTCGACGTTGTAAACTCTGCAATGGTTCGTGACATAAAACCATTATAAAGCATCCTCTAATTAGACTAAATGACTAACCGCACGGGACACTAGGTAGGATGCGGCTGAATGTCTCAGGTCATGAAATGTAAAATCTTCGACTTCTGCCCTCTTAACAGCGTTCACCCAGGCGGTACGGATGCAGATCGATTTATCTGGTTGGCCGAAATGGTGGAAGATAAAAGAATCTGATTCTTGGAAACCACGTTCAACGATACGCCTCACAAGTTCCATGGCAGGGCCCACAAGCGGGACCACCCTCCTCTCCCCGTTCTTGGTCTCTTGTATAACGATCCTTTTCCCCCTAAGGTCGACATCTTTTCGCATAAGCCCCAGTATCTCCCCTTTTCTCATCCCTGTCGACAACGCAAGAACCACTATGGTGAAGAGGTGGGGACTTCGGCTCTCTCTGCAAGCCTCCAGCAGTCGCGCTCTTTCCTCATCATCCAGAAACCTCACACGCCCTCTCGGTTCCTTAAGCTTCCTTATTTGCATCACGGGATTTCGGTCTGTCCACTGCCACTCTTTCCAAGCGACAGTAAATGCATGACTAAGTATTGCTAGGTATCGGTTGACCGTTGATGGGAGTCGTTTGGTTCCATAATGTGTCTTCCCTTGGGCCAGCTTGGTTCGGCACTCAACAATCATAGCGGGTGTAATTTGATCTAGGGGCAGATTCCCCATCTCCCTGTTCCACCACCTGAGTTGCTTTAACGGACATTGATCCTTTTTCTGGGGAAGAACTTCTAGAATGTATTTATCAATGAGGTTGGAGAGTGTGTGATTGTTAGGAAGGACGTCTGTGAAAGTCTTACCTAACTTGAGCCCGGCTTCCCTCTGCTGTGCCCATAGGACTGCATCAGATTTCTTGTGGAAAGTAGCGAACTGGGAAGGGTGACCTTTGATCCTGACAATGGCTCTGTAGCGAACCTTGCCGGTTGCTGTCGTGCGCTTCTGTATTGCAGCCAAAAGAAAATCCTCCACAAATGTACCAAGAGTGCACCATGAAGGATTTAATAAACTGATAACTGAAAATTTGATGAAAAATAGATCTAGGCTAAGAGCTTGTTATAAAGCTCCTTAGAGATGGTGCCGAAGAGAAGACTCGAACTTCCACATCCTTGCGGATACATGAACCTGAATCATGCGCGTCTACCAATTCCGCCACTTCGGCATATCGGGGTTTGATCTTTTGGAGCATTATGAATTCTATCTCTTAAAATTTCAAGCCATATTAACGCGGCGGCCCCGATCCCTCGACGATTTCTTCCCCTTCCTCCACCTTGACCAGAGTTTTTACCGACAAATGATCGTGCAGGACAAAATAAAACCCGGCAATCAGAATAACTCCGAAATTCACCGCCCAGACCACCATGCCGAAACTCACTGCCGTCAACTCCGGCTCATGCATGATGTCGTGCAGTCCGATCAGTATCGCCGCATTGAAAGAACCCAAAAAAGCCGGTGTCGGCAGAACCACGATCAATATACACACCAGCACCGTGACCACCAGCACCGATTCCAGGGATTTGTTGGCCAGATCATAAGCAAAGTAAAACGGATAATAGCTCGCAACAATCGAAGCCCACACCAGAACCGTGTAAAGGGTGATCCTGAACAAGGCGGAAACATCCTTGGTGACCCTGCACCCGAGGCTGAACTCTTCGACCAGATACTCGACCTTGTCATGCCATTTTGCAGGAAGGTGGCGGGTGAACCAGTGGATGAAGGTCATTAATTTTTGCTTGTGGGCAACCATCATATAAATAAAGCCGATCAGAGCCGCCACCAGAACCGCGCTCAACTCACCAAAGCGGACGGCCAGTGTTTGCAGGGAAACCCCGGATATGGCCGCATGGGAACCCAATAAATCTGTATTGAAGCCAAAAACCCAGGCAAATAACAGCAGGATGGCAACGATGTCGAACAACCGCTCGACGACGATGGAGGCAAAAGCTCCAGAGAAAGGGATGTCGTGTTTTTTTCCGAGAAGGTAAGCGCGGATGAATTCACCCGCCCGGGCGGGAACGATATTGGCCATATAGCCGACCATCAAAGGACCGAGCAACCCGGCAACCGGCACTTTTTTCATCGGCGCGACCAATAGCTGCCATCTCAGCGCGCGAAACATGAAACTCAACAGCAGGATGGCAACCGCCGGAATGAGGTAAATATAGTCTACCGTTTTGAAGGAATCGGCCAGGTCCTTGAATGCAACATTGCGCAGAGTGTAGTACAGCGCCGCCGCTGTCAGGGCCAGTCCGATGATGAGGTTCCTGGCAGTTTTCATAGCTCTTCCTCCAAAATGGCTTTGGCGGTCTGGATGTCCTGTTTGATTTGCGCGACCAGTTCCTCCGCAGACTGAAAAGCCATTTCACTGCGAATGCGGTCCACAAACGTCACCTCGACCTCTTTTCCGTAAATATTTTGATCGAAATCAAATATATGCACCTCGACGCTCAGCCGGTCGCGGTTAAAGGTCGGGTTGAAGCCGATATTCACCGCCCCCTGAAAGCTGTTGCCCTCAAAATGAATATGAACTGCGTACACCCCGGTTCCGGGAATCTGCATTTTGGTGGTGTCCAGATTGGCGGTGGGAAAGCCGATGGCTTGCCCTGTGTGATGCCCGTGCACCACCGGACCGCGAATGGAGTAATTCCTGCCCAAAAACCCCCTGGCCGCTTTCACATTGCCTTCTTCGATCAATTCGCGAACATGGGAACTGCTCACCAGATGATCGTTCAACTTGATAGGGTCCACCACGTGAACTTTGAAGTCAAACTCCTCTCCCATCTTTTTGAGATAGGGAATCGTTCCCTCGCGTCCGCGACCAAACGCATAGTCGAATCCGACGACAATTTCCCGGACGCCGATGAGGCCCACGAGGACATCCTTGGCGAAATCTCTGGGTTGCTGGTCGGCGAACTGGCGGGTGAAATCGGCGCAGATCACCTGATCGATCCCACAGCCTTCGATCAATTCCATTTTCTGGCGAAAGGTGGTCAGAAGCGGCGGGACTCGTTCTGGAGCGATGATTTTCAAAGGATGTGGCTCGAAGGTGAAGACAATCGAAGTTCCTGTATTTTTTTGCGCTATTTCGGCGGTTTTACGGAAAATGATCTGGTGCCCCATATGGACTCCGTCAAAATTGCCAATCGCCACCACCGGGTAAGAAACAGGCTTGACGATATTTTTCGTTCCGCGAACAATTTTCA contains the following coding sequences:
- the folK gene encoding 2-amino-4-hydroxy-6-hydroxymethyldihydropteridine diphosphokinase, which codes for MKNIAYIGMGSNLGSRLENCLQATTRLAEHPAIHVIARSSFYETEPVGKTDQGWFFNAVVQISTELKPEALLQSLLAIEAAMGRIRNEKWGPRIIDLDLLLYEDRILKTPRLKVPHPEMTQRRFVLSPLCELAPDTIHPISKKTIQQLLSELPEENKVFKIHSAT
- the thiI gene encoding tRNA 4-thiouridine(8) synthase ThiI, which translates into the protein MNEARTLLIRYDEIGLKGRNRKFFENCLLDNIKKALQGLEGLRFRVPRGRIVIDTTAELAEECSKCLAFVPGIASFSIGYPVNPDFEEMAALGIQRLETRMEAGKGFKFCVRTQRNNKLFPKTSPEINFEVGSRIMAALSDKGLTVSLNEAEVVIEIEMGQKETVLFDHRIPGIRGLPVGCSGEVLSLLSGGIDSPVASFYMMRRGCRVHFIFFDNQPFLGRGGHDKVLKLGKILNRYQSRGRIYVVPFQDIQVAIRGHCSPENRVVLYRRMMYRIGEAMAEKIKCLGLVTGESLGQVASQTLENLAAVSSVVTTSVFRPLIGLDKQYIIAEAKKIATYPISIEQHPDCCSVFMPSRPATRSKKKKLERDESSFPWKDLMQEAMDKTEVVKLDSQVAE
- a CDS encoding cysteine desulfurase family protein, with amino-acid sequence MDICAEMIYLDNAATTPMDPEVIQAIEESMRLDFANSGAVYRLGLDAKKRIESASEEIAEALGVPATHRLVFTSGGTESNNLFIKGLCFPDKKAAYMGLEHPSVVETLKYFENFSNEPLCLLEAQKEGRLDLPRAIPLLKTNRARLLCLSHVNNELGTVHDPVNLIAAVRSGSPQTRIFLDGVQAVGKLVLSPDIWPGLSGYSISGHKINGPKGIGLLVYDSRVDLKPQMHGGKQQFGVRSGTLPVPLILGLAKAIQLAVERVQETQLHLKKLRCHLIDGLQALSERVPHLNIRFNSLAGDDVSRQSPSIVNFSFLPVEGEVLLHHLEEKNIYVGLGSACSAHSKEPSKILTGIGRTKAEARCSLRISFGRQNTIEEVDRFLGEFGDAYEHLYPTFRMKRTAEK
- a CDS encoding UbiX family flavin prenyltransferase, which produces MKRFVLGITGASGACYAKRLFDCLQPKAELHVIVSGRGAELLNLELGLKVSYFEKENVTVNKNSRINTSIASGSFPSDAMVIVPASMGTIGRIASGVSETLIERVADVTLKEKRKLILVPRETPFSTIHLKNLLALDQAGALILPASPGFYQGQKSMEDLIDFIVARIMDQIGMPQDLVRPYDS
- the tmk gene encoding dTMP kinase, giving the protein MKLSRGYLIVFEGIDGTGKSTHCRLLADYLVARGLSVLKLFEPTKGPWGLKIRKLLTEGRGEVSREEELAWFINDRKEDVEKNIQPALHQNKVIILDRYYYSTAAYQGALGLDPERICRENEAFAPKPDLVFLFSASPEQCLQRIEASRSQKSSFEKLDYLQKVQEIFDSFSDPIIRRIDTAPPPDEVHAKLRTEVDDLLLLKGKE
- a CDS encoding methyl-accepting chemotaxis protein, with product MSIIDQFKTLRAYYVKSVINKVKGNNTGLKISYDHKTMPDAIPLPATLIHDMSELLSEKGDDKIKLKLYSEYPFPNRANRKLDGFGQEALAFFKTNPDQPFVKQENLGGQEVVRVAVADKLVAEACVNCHNTRADTPKNDWKLNDVRGVLEVISPIDAQLAANSSMVNSVIGITAFCLILVGLMVAGVWMFMRSMKRSETETAKIVSMMENTPQGTMFADKDWKVQYLNAESKIIMKKLEKYLPVDAEGIIGKSIDIFHKNPDHQRRIVSDPKNLPVKTLIDVGPEKVDLAVSAVYDQNHDYLGPMVSWEIVTEKIEADNRMSRVAGMVENNPGNMMYADKDLNLQYVNPAGTKVLSGLSQHLSAPVKDLVGKSIDIFHKNPANVRKILSDPKNLPHQATIQVGPELFDLLISGIYDKDQNYLGPMVTWEVITEKVANEKKTQEMVEQDQKQTQELREKVDSILGVVSQASQGDLTQEILVKGEDAIGRMGEGLSGFFKNLRNNISEIANMAQTLGSSSEELTSVSQTMAGNAEETSAQANVVSAASEQITRNVQTVATGADEMSASIKEIAQNANEAARVAKSAVSVAETTNATIAKLGASSAEVGQVIKVITSIAEQTNLLALNATIEAARAGEAGKGFAVVANEVKELANQTAKATEDISRKIQAIQQDTKSSVDAIGEITQIINQINDISNTIASAVEEQTATTAEIGRNVDETAKGSAEISENISGVARAAQETSTGVGQTQEAATELSRMAVSLQKLVSQFKY
- a CDS encoding cache domain-containing protein, whose amino-acid sequence is MEKSKFFTAITHFCKNLRQSRSCVYIISSLLVLGVIGWLGFRAVELEIKQGIQNSLESTLAANLQSLEIWIEDKKLDTQVLAAQPEIRKNMLSLIKLSDSKNVSAESLKQSRELKWLREHLGAACKKYDYVGFVLFNNTGLQVGALLEEPVGKRQLVGLSDFFYRSMQGDTVLSHPFISEVPLPDDNGNWRSNSSTIFSSTPIRNDDGEIAGVLGLRIRPENNFSRILETGRIGETGETYLFNRDGLLISSSRFEHQLRQVGLIPNQPDRHAILNIEIRDPGVNLTEGLSPALPSHQQPFTLMAASAIKGESGFNVEGYNDYRGIPVVGAWKWVPKYHFAIATEVDAAEAFKPLRSLTLWFGLLFGLLVSRAVNGLS